CCTATGAGATAGGGATGTGAAGAGACGCCCCCGGTATTTCAATCATGATAGGGATGTGAAGAGATGCCCCCAGTATTCCAATCCTGAAATTGGGACTTGTATGATGATCATGCTCAGCATATGTTACTTCGTTCGGATCTTCCACGGATGATATTCGTCATGCTGACCACATGTTGAGTGCATGTAAGGTCATCttcaactatatttttttcatttcattttttttctgattttctttctcgtttctatttcctttaattttttttatctccaacagttttcctTTAAAAGGATTCATAAAGGGAAAGGAAAGATAATCTCATCTTGAAaagaataattttagaaattttttcgtAACGAGAACGATGAAGAAAAACTGTTGAAAtactaaaaagaataaaaatccTTTATAAATGAATTTTGGTCCCTGATAGAGACAGATGGCACAGGCTCCTGACACGTTTGTTCGCTTCAGAGTGCACGGCAATAGTTAGCGCAGGAAATACATATTCAGAGGAAGCAATTCAGCTGGAAACGTAACGGTCAGGCACGCAGCGACCGAATTGCAGAAAACAGAAATGTCCGTTCATAAAGATCACGACGAAGCGCCGATCATAGCCGAGGGTATTTCTAATGTAACTGGGACATTTATCGGTGGTGTAAACAAACTAGCAACAAAATATTACCTGATTAAGAATTTCCAACAAGGCTATAGCATATAAAAACGTATAAGACTATTttcaactatatttttttcttgttcctattttttttattttctctcattttcaacaATTTCCCTTCGAGAGAAATCgcgaagaaaaagaagagagaatctcgtTCTGAATGGAATGACatgaaaatcccttcgtgacaggaatcgtgaagggaaaccgttgaaacgctgaagggaacgaaatcccttcacgacaaaAATTTCGCCCACGACGGAAATCATAGTCTAACATTTAAACTATACCATCGGTCCCTTAGCAATATAACACACGAGGAAATATTAAAACATTTTATATGCATACAGTACCCTTTTTCCAGACATTTAGGGGCGAAACAACGTTGTAGTTAGTGGGTGCACATCACTCCTCCCATCTAAAATTACCGCTAAATATAGATACGATAAACAGTAATTGAACAGCAAATGAACAGTAATTTTGTGAACAGTAACCGTACACCTCTCTCTTTGGATCTGGCTTCGCCAGTAACCATACGTGCACCCCTCGGTTTGGATCCGGCTTCGTCCTTGGCATGCAGATACACGACTGCTCTTACTGGATCTTCTGAAGGCTAGTAGAACACCCATGGCAGAAACATTTGATTTACTGGATCCCTGCCTCCAACTGGGCAGCCTTGTCCCGGTGGACGAAGAAGGCATAAAAGCCACCACCGATGGTAGCGAAGGCCATCGCCCACACCACCACAGCCACCAGTGGCGGCATTATGGCGGCGACCTTGTGGGAGAACATGACCGTTAGCAACGTGGTCAGTCCCCAGACGCAGACCTTGAGCCACTCCCGCCGGGGCGAGTCCGGCGGCGCCATCTCAAACAGGCGGAGGCACAGGAACAGCAGCACCAGGTCCAGGTAGGACACCACCACGAACGCCACTGATCCGGGGTCGCGGTCGGAGCGGTAGATCGCCATGCCTGAGTTGAACGTCAGGAATGCGAAACCCAAGCCTATCAGCCATGAGAAGCCGCCACCTCTGCCGTTGTTCATGCTTTGGTTTCTCGATTCATCGTCGTCAAAAAGTGGTGGCTTCTTTGGCGACCTTGAAGACATAACCGTGACAACGCCAGCTTTCTTTGGCGACCTTGAAGACATAACCGTGACAGCGCCAGCTTGCGAGGCAAGATCTGCAATGCAACTTCGAATTTCAAGCAAACATGACAAGCACCGAAGAAAACAAGATCCAATCGTCGGAAACAGCTAACGGACTGGAGCTGGCCGGGT
The sequence above is drawn from the Phragmites australis chromosome 10, lpPhrAust1.1, whole genome shotgun sequence genome and encodes:
- the LOC133883530 gene encoding uncharacterized protein LOC133883530 isoform X2 — translated: MSSRSPKKPPLFDDDESRNQSMNNGRGGGFSWLIGLGFAFLTFNSGMAIYRSDRDPGSVAFVVVSYLDLVLLFLCLRLFEMAPPDSPRREWLKVCVWGLTTLLTVMFSHKVAAIMPPLVAVVVWAMAFATIGGGFYAFFVHRDKAAQLEAGIQ
- the LOC133883530 gene encoding uncharacterized protein LOC133883530 isoform X1, translated to MSSRSPKKAGVVTVMSSRSPKKPPLFDDDESRNQSMNNGRGGGFSWLIGLGFAFLTFNSGMAIYRSDRDPGSVAFVVVSYLDLVLLFLCLRLFEMAPPDSPRREWLKVCVWGLTTLLTVMFSHKVAAIMPPLVAVVVWAMAFATIGGGFYAFFVHRDKAAQLEAGIQ